The following are from one region of the Zonotrichia leucophrys gambelii isolate GWCS_2022_RI chromosome 1A, RI_Zleu_2.0, whole genome shotgun sequence genome:
- the NOPCHAP1 gene encoding NOP protein chaperone 1: MCLTRAKQRSRTTNLDLLAMPFQMHARTAVPLVPLLLLCFRRFSPCHDDLPTERCPRPRAGGSAAAPPAQQGASRRRARGSLHFRVCGRMAGPGGAAGPAAARELLDVRPRPGLEDILLINSKCSSKKATTLQTVKVPRSNVLDQVQSFLPQMAQANDELKRKMVTAPAHQFDIEHLDSETEEVIEMNVAVVELSDSDTDEELLTSEDDSESDEDDSVIDEVTADNIKFPKKKGEKGKIEILDSKANE; encoded by the exons atgtgcctcaccagggctaagcagaggagcaggaccACCAACCTGgacctgctggcaatgcccTTCCAAATGCACGCCAGGACAGCGGTGCCCCTCGTGCCTTTGCTCTTGTTGTGTTTCAGGAGGTTCAGTCCGTGTCACGACGATCTTCCCACGGAGCGCTGTCCCCGCCCCCGCGCGGGCGGCAGCGCCGCTGCTCCTCCCGCCCAGCAGGGGGCGAGCCGTCGCCGAGCCCGCGGGTCGCTCCACTTCCGTGTGTGCGGGCGCATGGCGGGgcccggcggcgcggcggggccggcagcgGCCCGGGAGCTGCTGGACGTGAGGCCCCGGCCAG ggCTGGAAGACATTTTGCTGATTAATTCAAAATGTAGCAGCAAAAAGGCCACAACTTTACAGACGGTTAAGGTGCCAAGGAGCAATG TTTTGGACCAAGTACAGAGCTTTTTACCACAGATGGCCCAGGCAAATGATGAgctcaaaagaaaaatggtaACAGCACCCGCTCATCAGTTTGATATTGAACATCTAGACAGTGAAACAGAAGAAGTTATAGAAATg aatgtgGCTGTAGTTGAACTGAGTGATTCTGATACAGATGAAGAGTTGCTGACTTCAGAAGATGACTCAGAATCTGATGAAGATGACTCTGTAATTGATGAAGTAACAGCAGACAACATTAAGTTTCctaaaaaaaagggagaaaagggcaaaatagaaattttggacagcaaagcaaatgagtaa